TGCCGccagccccccctccccaggcagcGCAGCGGGTCCTGTCTGCCCGGGGAACCCCCCCGGAGCAGCGGCAGGAGCGACGGGCGCAGCGTCtccacgctgcctccaggctcccACACTCCAGCCTGGGGGCAAGGGGCATTTCTGCAGGAGACACAGGCCCCCGCCGCAGGAGTTGCCTCCCTCGGTCCAGCCCGTTGAACGCCGAGCACCTGGCAGGAGTTACGGCAGAACGGACAGATAAGAAAATACTTCTGATATTTCTCAGAAACAGCTTTTAGAAACCAGTTTTTACAGCTccccctagaaaaaaaaaaaatcagtctgggCATAGGCCACGGCCCAGTTCTTCCGCTAGTAAAAACGCTTGTTCCGCTCCTGGCGTTTCTGGAAGACTACAGCTCCCACCACAGCACACACAATGATGCCCAGCAGCGCACAGAGCAGGAGCAGGAACACCTTCCATCCGGTCAGAGGCCCACTTCGGAAATTTCCTGTCGGGTCATCCACATTATctgcaggaagaagaaaagttaGACTGGCCAAGCCTTGAGTTCTCCAGGATCGCACCCAGGAAGTCACAGCTCCAATGCCACTCTTTGGCGGAGCAGCTCCTGGAAAAGCCAGTGCTGCAGCATTGCTACACTGAGAAGGAACAAGGAGATCACAGTGCCCAAATGACAGATTGAAGTTTTCTCCACAAGACACATTCTCTTCCACTGCACTGGCAGCAACCACTGGTTGCCAATGTGTGACACTGGCACTCACATCCAGAATGAGCAACCACCACTATTGCAACTGAGCTTCCAACAGGCCATAGAAGAATGCAGACCTGACATCTGAAAACTCCACATCAGGTTTCTGAAGCTTGGAGACTCACCTTTGGGTGACTTAAGGAGGCTGACACTAGGCTCAATCTTGGTCCAGTCAATGTTCTCATCTTCTGGAGGGTGCTCCACCATGAGCTGGAATAGCTTCATCGAGATAATGTCATGATTGTCTAGGAAACAACCATCAGCGCTAGAGACTGTCAGAGGCCTTGAGAGATGTCCATGCCCTCAGAGGACCCCTAGATCTGTGCTCTGCCAGGTCCAGGTCTCCTTCCCCTCAAGCCACCCTCATACCCCAGGTATCAAACTGTAGTTTGAGGTGTTCCTCCACTTTCAATTGCCTCCATTCCCAGACCACGGGTCCCATAGCCAACATGGTTTGAAGAGCCCAGTGGAAAATTCAGGGAAAACAGGCAATCTACTGCATCCATAGTGTTATATTCCAGGCACCAAATGGTATGTATTCCTGTGAGCAAAGCCCACTCACCAGACAAATCTCCAGTGCCAGCAGAAGCCCCAAAGAAGTAGCCAGTAGGCAGTCGGACCCCAGCAATGTCAATGCAGTTCTTCCATTCATTCTTGTCTTCCACATCTGTCATCACCTGCAAGATGCACAATAGGAACGTCACATCAAAAAAAAGCACGCTGCCATCCTGCCCAGTCTACAGCTCTTCTGGAGCTAGAGGTGCAGGAGAAGCAGGCAGCCAAGCCTGGCCAGCTGTTTCCAAGTCACCTACTGACATAGCAACACCCACCCTCAGAACTGCCCTGTCTAACATGCACAAGACACCCTGCAGAAGGCACAGGGCTCCCTCCACATCTCACCGTCAGCCGACCTCTGGAGTAGCGAATTGCCAGAAAGGTGTCGTGGTTCTGGTTCCGAAGGTCGGCGGTACATCCTGCCAGCTCCGTCCAGCGCCCGTCCTTACTATGATCGTAAGTCAGGGAACCGTTATTCACCATGGCAGAGATGTATGGGAAGACACGCTGCAGACGAGAAAACATCGGTGCTTTCAGCCTGCAGGAGCCTTCAAGCTGTGGCCCTGGAACAGTTGCCATCCCCTTACCTGGCCAGAAACCTCAGCAAGACAATCCCACAGCAACAGAGCCACAGCTTTGCCTACACAGTCCAGTACAAAGGGCAGAACAAATAAATCAAGGCTCCTTTTCTACGTGAAGCTGCTTCTAAACTGAGTGAGAGCTCGTTCTGTCTGAAGCACAGTTAGGCAGCAGAAATAACTCCCATTTGGGAATGAAACTTTGCTGACTTTTGTCTGGATGACCTGAAGCAAATTCTCCCTAAGTCTCCCGTGGTTGTCTGTGCTTGACCAAAGCAACCTCAGAAACCAAAAAACCTAACAACATTCACCTTCCGAGACCTAGGTCAAACGTAATCCTCGCCTAGAACTCATCCCCTAGTTAGATATCCTCTGTGCTTTAGATCCTCTTATTACTAGAGCAGTCATCTGTGATCTTCTGTATCAAGCCCCCTTATGGGCCAGGACATTACACAGTACTGTGTGACCACGGCATTAAGACCATCCCACCCCAAAAGTAACTTGCAGAGTAGGCACAAGACCAGAAAGGAAAGCTAAAAACAAAGCACAGCGATCTAGCAGCATAACCACCGTTTAGGTTTTGCAGTTGCTGGGTTGTAAGAGGCCAACTGGAGGCAAGAATTAACCTCTCATCGAGTATCAAGAAAGCAGGGGAATGGGGTAATTTCCCAGGTGTTTCACAGCTTAAGACAAGTATCGTGGTTTTGGTGCAATAGATCTCACTAACAGTTATGTTTTCTGACTGCACTATAACTAGATCCACACATACTGGGCCAAACGGAAATAAAGCACCATCAGCACCAACACCTCCTAATGGAATTGAACTGCATTTCTGCCAAGGGGAATTCTGGAGcaaaaaaaacagcagaggaaTTTCTATTTTAGAGACCCATAGGTTGGAAACGGAGAATAAGGCCAGGAACAACCTGGACTGATTAGCCAAAGTACAGGTAAGTTCAGAAAACAGGGCTTGGGATGAATAAACTTCCAGGTGGATTTCTCTAACTTTACTTAGTAGGTGATGCATAGTTAACACTGGCTTTGCACAGCTCTCTAAACCAGCAGAAATAAGGTCTTGGAAATGGATCTGAATAGTCAGCGACCCCAGAAGATGGAGCAAGCACCTTACCTCCATTAATGCACATACGTCCTCTTTCCTTTACCAGCTCCCGTAACAGCAAGAACAGCCTCGTATAAGGAGAAAGGCATTGGTCCAGGCATCAAGAACtcagagtgcaaagccacaagGAAGCAGCCTCTGCGGCACAGAACAAACTCCCTCAGCTACTCACCTCTGTTGCTTCATCATTGGGATACGTATCTAGGAAAATAGCCAGTCCATGAAAGTTATCCTTGCTGCCAAAGACAGGGCCTGGAACAGGGCAGAATACAGTAAATGGAAAGTTCTCAGAAGAAATTCATGCAAATACACTTCTGCCATCTCTTAGGGAGCCCAAAATAAAGCGAGAAGAAGAGTAACGCAATCCTTTACTCGTGTACTGAAGTATCATTTTGTGGTGAGTTTGGCAGCACACTGAGATCTCTTCCAAAAATACAGCCCCACCTCACCCCAGAGCAAACTCTGTTCAGGCAGCAGCTGCATGAGAACATTGGACACGAGACTTGATGAACCGCTGCAAGCAGGTTTCACACAGCCACGCTCTCCGCAGAACCCCCCAAGGGAAACACCAAATACCAGACACTAGCAAGACTTCTATTAAAAAGAGCTGCACAAATCATCTGTTGCAAGGTAAGTCACTGAGTTCAGCTGCTACCAGGGCAGGAGGCACAGGACACTCAAGGGTAGGAAGCCTGATCTAGTAAAATTATATGGAAATAGGAGCTCTAGAGAGAAACTTTTCAGAACAGTGGCAGCTCCAAGCGGCAGCTGCTAAAGCTGTTCAAGGACACATGTGAGTGCTGATGAGGCCTTGGCTCAGCGTGTCCTGTCAGTGAGGCAACCCtctcccgccccctccccgccgctgtGCGCTGCACCTGGCATCAGGCGCTCCCGCGTGTACCACAAGGCGAGGCCGTCCCCATGGAGGTTCTTCTTGCCGGCTCCGTGAATCTTGAAGTGGACGTGGAGCTCCCAGTCCttgaggaagcagggctgcggCGAGAGGCGGCAAGGCAGCGTCAGAGTTGGCCATCTCCCCCCAGGCCCCTCCCGGGAGCCGGGACAGGCGCTGTGCCACCCCGCACCCCCGGCGGCCtcccccccagggctcccccgGGGTCGCAGGGCTCCGCCACCCCGGGTTCTCACCACGCGGTTCCAAATGGAGCCCTCTCTGCTCCGCTCGTCAGGTGTCAGGCGGACGTACTGGCTGGTCACCATGGTGCTGCCCTGGAAGTCCCACAGCGGCATGGCAGCGGAGCCCGCGCCTGCAGCGGGCACAGAAAGCGCGGCTCAGcgagcggcggccccggggctcccggcccgcccgccccggcccggcgctcacCCTGGTACGGCTTCATCAGCGAGTGCTCCCGCTTGAGGTGCTCGCTGTTGCCATCCGTGAGCTCGGCAGGCGCcaggcgcggcccggccgccgccagcagcagcagcgcggccgccagcagcccgcccgcagccgccgccatCCTCCGCTTCCGTCTTCCGGCGCGCTGCGCCTCGCCGCTTCCGCCGCCGGGCCCCAGCCCGGAAACGGCAACCGGCGCCACCAATGAGCGGCGCCCTCATCAGCACCTTCCCGCCTCCCGTGGACATACGTCACTCCTCGCCGCCAATGACAAAAGGGAGCGGGGCCAACGGGGAAAGGGCGCCCGCCACCAGTTGGGCGGGCAGGCGCGAGAAGGGGGCGGAGCAGCAGAGCCGCTCCCGGCGTGCATTGCGCGGCCGTGGCGGCGCGCAGTatgccgggagctgtagtctcATGGGGGGCACGGACGCGCGGGAGCGTGCGCGGCTCGTGTCCCTCCCCCGGCACGTGACCCGCTCGCGCGGCGCAGACGCGCGGCGCCGGCAGCTCGTCGCCATGGCAACGTCGCACAATatggcgccgggcggcggcgcgcccgCGGCTCTGCCAGGCTCGGGGtcgcccgggccccggccccggcccttccCTCGCACCGTCCCAGCCGGGGGCCCCACAGGGCGCCACTTCGGCTGGGTCCTGCGTcgccgggcggcagcggggaaggCGGAGGGCAAAGCTGCCCGGGCAGCGCCGCAGGAACGAGGGAGGCAGCACGGAGGTCGCAGTCAGCTTTACCGGAGCGTCGTCCACCGCCGGGCTGTGCTGCAGCGGGCCGCGCTGCGGgcctggggctgccgggcgcagcagcagcagctccccagtGCCCCACCGACGTCCAGCGACACAGGCACTCAGCTTTGGCTGGCCCCGTTGGCTGTAGAATCGAGTCTTCTAGCCTCGAGATGGGGATTTTTGCCTGGGAAACAGAAGCCCCAGCTGGGATGCATTTAGGGCAGTGTTGCAGCAAGGTAATATTGCAGGGCGCCGTCTCTCAGTGACGTGTGTCGCATGGCTGGGACCAAGGCTGTCACAAGGGAATGAAAACCCTCCGTCAGTGACTGCCCAGCCAGATCCTCTCTTCGTCTTTGTGCTTATCCCagatcttgtgtgtgtgtgcaggagtTTCTCTGACGAGTGCAGGATACTGAACCAAGGCCTTCTTGAGCCAGGTACTGTGGTGGGGGCAGCAACAGTTACATCCTACAGGAATGGAGGGGAATGTGTGCCACATGTGAGGGTGCAGTGGTGCCGTGCCTGGGGTACAGTATTTACAACCTGGGCAGTGTGTGCacaacagcagcattttcagTGTCTGTGCAGTGTGTGGCAGCAGTGTTGATGGACAAGTCCTGAGTGGGTTTTCATTTTGGAGGTGTGCAAGCCCTTGACAGGTGTGCGGTGGGACATATGCTTCCCTTCACAGCAGTGGTGCTGCAGGAGGATTAGAGGGGTATAAGGAGTCTGAGCTGTGGAAGACCAGGAGGCAGGTAGAGGAGGGAAGCTGACTGATCAATGAAAGACTGGGTGAGAAAACCCTTCTGAGCATGGTAGTCTGGGGGTCAAGGCCTAGGCAAGCCTTCAGGGGGAGCCTAGGGGCAAGAGCTTGGCCATGGCTAAGGAATGTGCAGTTTGGTCCAGTCCTGCACTTAGCAGCTCTCACTTCTGATTCATGATCTGGCTGGAAATCCAGTTCATCCCATCCTGGAATGAAAAGAGACAGATGAGAGTGTAGCCCCAAGAGCATCCCACGCCCTtagctcctctcccacctctgcAGAGCCCACAGGCCCTTGCCTCTCTTCCTGCACTCCTTTCCCAGACAAGGCTGAGCAGGACTGGATCTGCCATTCTCGGTCCCGGTAGGTGTGGAGGCTCAGCCCTTCTGTAATTTCAGCTGCAGGTGTTGCAGTCACTAGATCCTGCTTTTTGGCAGACACCAGCAGCGGGACTCCCATGAGAGATTCCTCCTCAGTgagctctgccagctcctgccaagTGAGAACCATCTCCCAGGAGTGCTGCCCCAGGAAGCCCTCCTCTGTGGAGCTGCCCGAGCCACTTGCCATTGCCCTAGCTGGCCCGGGCTGCCTGGGgtgggatggagcagctcactcCAGCTCACTCATTCCCCTGGCTGGTGCTGATAATGTGCCCGAAGAAGCTGTGAGGTCTTATCTGCCAGATATCCCAAGGGAGAGACATGTGCTCCTGAAACTACATCTGCCTTGAAGAGAACCTGGGAGCTGCATTCAGTATTGCCAGAAGGTAAAACACTCCCAGCACCGAGACAGTCTTGGACATAGTGCCCCAACAAGCCCTGCTGTCAGCCCCATGTTGTCTGGCTCACCCACACCTCTGTTCCAGGAGGCATCTGATGTTGGTACAGCCTAGACTGGCACTCAGAGTCTCACCTTCCCCTGCTCGGTTTCATTTCCAGATTTTGTAACTCTGAATTCACTACTTGAGCTTCAAAGACTAAATCTTTGCTTTGTCATATTGTTAAGCTGGTGCTAGGGACATGGGAGGACAGGGGTAAGGCAGGTAAACGAGGGGTCACTCCGACACGCTCTCACTGGGGAGAGGCAGGGTTAGGGGCTGTCCGTCAGCTGCTGCTTGTAGAGAAGGAATTTGGGGACCTTGGGACAGGGGCAGAGTTGACCCCAGCAGGTAACCCTGGGCTATCACACGATGGAGTGGGGCAGATCTGCATGCTAATCCCCTGCGGTGCTGGGTAGAGACCCTGACCACAAGCCCTTCCCGTATAGCACTAGGGGCAGCTTACCCCGACAGGGGACAACCCGTAGCAGCACTGCCCCACGGTAGAGTACAGCCTCACTCCTCCCCTGAGTCCTTAGAGAGCAGTAGCACCCCAGTCTGAGCCCCAGGACCCCGCCACCacacccagccca
This genomic interval from Apteryx mantelli isolate bAptMan1 chromosome 14, bAptMan1.hap1, whole genome shotgun sequence contains the following:
- the LMAN2 gene encoding vesicular integral-membrane protein VIP36 codes for the protein MAAAAGGLLAAALLLLAAAGPRLAPAELTDGNSEHLKREHSLMKPYQGAGSAAMPLWDFQGSTMVTSQYVRLTPDERSREGSIWNRVPCFLKDWELHVHFKIHGAGKKNLHGDGLALWYTRERLMPGPVFGSKDNFHGLAIFLDTYPNDEATERVFPYISAMVNNGSLTYDHSKDGRWTELAGCTADLRNQNHDTFLAIRYSRGRLTVMTDVEDKNEWKNCIDIAGVRLPTGYFFGASAGTGDLSDNHDIISMKLFQLMVEHPPEDENIDWTKIEPSVSLLKSPKDNVDDPTGNFRSGPLTGWKVFLLLLCALLGIIVCAVVGAVVFQKRQERNKRFY